A single Reinekea thalattae DNA region contains:
- the astD gene encoding succinylglutamate-semialdehyde dehydrogenase has translation MTQSLFIDGQWQVGAGEHFESRNPVNQQSVWQGSSANEQDVDRAVMAARNAFSAWKKTDLQSRIEICQRFAALLKENQEQLAFTIGSETGKPLWESRTEIAAMIGKIDISIRAYHERTGSKESDLADGKAVLRHRPHGVVAVFGPYNFPGHLPNGHIVPALIAGNCIVFKPSEQTPKMAEQTIQLWQQAGLPDGVINLVQGEAKTGIALANHAQIDGLFFTGSSNTGELIHRQFAGDTGKILALEMGGNNALIVDNDIDEKAALHHVLFSAFISAGQRCTCARRLLIPNGPQGDEFLEKLIDASLKLTVGRFDAEPQPYMGSVISTAAAKNLLDAQQALIDKGGISLLEMTSLEDGTALLSPGIIDLTDAHDIPDTEYFGPLLSVYRYDSFEQAITIANNSRYGLSAGLLSNSEQRYQQFLDDIRAGIVNWNKPITGASSAAPFGGVGASGNHRASAYYAADYCAYPVASMESPELIAPETLPIGMTL, from the coding sequence ATGACCCAATCACTCTTTATTGATGGCCAGTGGCAAGTCGGCGCTGGCGAACACTTTGAATCACGCAACCCTGTGAACCAACAAAGCGTTTGGCAAGGCTCAAGTGCTAATGAGCAAGATGTTGACCGTGCTGTTATGGCCGCACGTAACGCCTTTTCTGCTTGGAAAAAAACAGACCTACAAAGCCGTATTGAAATCTGCCAGCGCTTTGCGGCTCTGTTAAAAGAAAACCAAGAACAGCTGGCCTTTACCATTGGCAGCGAAACCGGCAAACCGCTTTGGGAATCACGCACCGAAATTGCTGCTATGATCGGCAAGATCGATATTTCTATTCGGGCTTATCACGAGCGTACCGGCAGCAAAGAAAGTGATTTGGCCGACGGCAAAGCTGTATTACGCCACCGGCCGCACGGTGTTGTTGCTGTATTTGGGCCTTATAACTTTCCTGGCCACCTGCCTAATGGTCATATCGTTCCGGCACTGATTGCGGGCAATTGCATTGTCTTTAAGCCGAGCGAACAAACCCCAAAAATGGCCGAGCAAACCATTCAGCTGTGGCAACAGGCTGGCTTGCCTGACGGCGTCATCAACCTAGTACAGGGCGAAGCCAAAACCGGCATTGCGTTAGCAAACCATGCACAGATCGACGGCCTATTTTTTACCGGCTCATCCAATACTGGTGAACTTATTCATCGGCAGTTTGCTGGCGACACCGGTAAAATTTTAGCGTTAGAAATGGGCGGAAATAACGCCCTGATTGTTGATAACGACATCGATGAAAAGGCCGCTTTGCACCATGTATTATTTTCGGCGTTCATCTCTGCGGGTCAACGCTGCACCTGCGCCCGAAGATTGCTGATTCCAAATGGCCCACAGGGCGATGAATTTTTAGAAAAGCTGATTGATGCCAGCTTAAAATTAACCGTCGGTCGTTTCGATGCCGAACCACAACCCTACATGGGCTCGGTAATTTCCACTGCTGCTGCAAAAAATTTGCTCGACGCTCAGCAAGCGCTGATCGATAAGGGCGGCATTTCTTTATTAGAAATGACCTCACTTGAAGATGGCACTGCATTACTTTCACCAGGCATTATTGATTTAACCGACGCTCACGATATTCCAGATACTGAGTATTTTGGTCCATTGCTTTCTGTATACCGCTACGACAGTTTTGAGCAAGCCATCACCATTGCTAACAACAGCCGTTATGGTTTATCGGCTGGTTTATTGTCGAATTCTGAACAACGCTACCAGCAGTTTTTAGACGATATTCGAGCCGGTATTGTTAACTGGAACAAGCCTATCACTGGCGCAAGTTCGGCGGCTCCTTTTGGTGGCGTTGGCGCCTCAGGTAACCACCGAGCCAGTGCTTACTACGCAGCCGACTACTGTGCTTACCCAGTGGCCTCGATGGAAAGCCCTGAACTCATCGCCCCTGAAACCTTACCGATTGGGATGACGCTCTGA
- the astA gene encoding arginine N-succinyltransferase → MYIRPIQQQDLDDLYELAKLSGIGVTSLPDDKAKMQAKLESALSSFNETVAEQQRTYLFALVDPAKEKVAGICALEASIGHNDIWYNYHVGKTVHASHEIGVHKITQTLHLSNDLTSSSEIATLFLTPDYRNNQNGQLLSRSRYLFLAEFSELFSEQIIAEMRGYSDENGRSPFWDSLGKHFFHMEFSDADHLTGLGNKVFIAELMPKFPIYVPMLSDAAQQTIGKVHPQTEPALAMLKSEGFEYNNYVDIFDAGPSVAAKVKNIRAVRESQITAVVIDEQAPEPDLNNKQALLMVSNRQFKDYRVLLASQSALVDGTLMLSPQQATLLQLTESDSARVVSLRPNPSLTPTGA, encoded by the coding sequence GTGTACATTCGGCCTATTCAACAACAGGACTTAGACGACCTTTATGAGCTCGCTAAGCTATCCGGCATTGGTGTTACATCTCTGCCCGATGATAAAGCAAAGATGCAAGCCAAGCTGGAATCGGCACTGTCCTCTTTTAATGAAACCGTCGCAGAACAGCAACGCACCTATCTGTTTGCGCTGGTTGATCCAGCCAAAGAAAAAGTAGCAGGTATCTGCGCACTGGAAGCCAGCATTGGTCACAATGATATTTGGTACAACTACCACGTTGGTAAAACGGTGCATGCTTCTCATGAGATTGGTGTTCACAAAATTACTCAAACGCTGCATCTGAGTAACGACCTTACTAGTAGTTCCGAAATTGCGACGCTGTTTTTAACTCCTGATTATCGCAACAACCAAAACGGCCAACTGCTTAGCCGCAGCCGCTATTTATTTTTGGCAGAATTCAGTGAGCTGTTCAGTGAGCAGATTATCGCCGAGATGCGAGGCTACAGTGACGAGAACGGTCGCTCGCCCTTTTGGGATAGTTTGGGCAAGCATTTTTTCCATATGGAATTTTCTGATGCCGACCATCTCACCGGCTTAGGTAATAAAGTCTTTATTGCCGAGCTGATGCCGAAGTTTCCAATTTATGTACCGATGTTATCGGACGCGGCACAGCAAACCATAGGCAAGGTTCACCCACAAACCGAACCGGCTTTGGCCATGCTTAAATCGGAAGGCTTTGAATACAATAACTACGTCGATATTTTCGATGCCGGTCCGAGCGTTGCTGCCAAGGTAAAAAACATTCGCGCTGTACGCGAAAGCCAAATTACAGCTGTCGTCATCGATGAACAAGCACCCGAACCAGACCTCAATAATAAGCAAGCACTGCTCATGGTGAGTAATCGGCAGTTTAAAGATTACCGCGTTCTGCTTGCCAGCCAATCGGCATTAGTCGATGGCACTCTGATGCTATCGCCGCAACAGGCGACACTACTACAACTTACCGAAAGCGACAGCGCCCGCGTCGTATCTTTACGACCTAACCCCTCATTAACGCCAACAGGAGCATAA
- a CDS encoding arginine N-succinyltransferase produces MYLIRPAIFSDLTSIERLLSETEARVTTLPKDRDQLSERISESSDAFLNAADNEQPASYLFVMEDTKSGELHGTSGIDSEAGNGYPFFNYRLDKLVHASHALNISSKVPVLFLSHELTGKTLMRSFAIDPALHDSEYFDLLSRARLMFMATQAGKFHQEIIVEIQGIFNDKGDCPFWDAVGRKFIDLDFLTVDYYCSKKSKTFMSELIPQHPIYVPLLPPKAAENIGRSHQAANRICQLLYKEGFQQSKFIDPFDGGPVLKCEVKFTQTYRNMRFKKAYPSEVADGMKYLISNHRHDDFRCVVGTLVEGIGDSVRISHEVAEALNVEQGDSLAFSLL; encoded by the coding sequence ATGTATCTTATTCGCCCGGCGATTTTTTCTGACCTAACCAGCATTGAACGGCTATTGTCAGAAACTGAAGCGCGCGTTACCACCCTACCAAAAGATCGCGACCAACTCAGTGAACGCATCAGTGAATCAAGTGATGCGTTTTTAAACGCCGCCGATAACGAGCAGCCAGCCTCTTATCTATTTGTTATGGAAGACACGAAAAGCGGTGAATTACATGGCACATCCGGTATCGACTCTGAAGCCGGTAACGGTTACCCTTTTTTCAATTACCGACTCGACAAGCTAGTACATGCGTCGCATGCACTTAATATCAGCTCGAAAGTTCCCGTGTTGTTTTTATCGCATGAGCTGACCGGCAAAACACTGATGCGCTCTTTTGCTATCGACCCAGCATTACACGACAGCGAGTATTTTGATCTGCTTTCGCGCGCTCGATTGATGTTTATGGCAACCCAGGCCGGTAAGTTTCATCAAGAAATTATTGTTGAGATCCAAGGTATTTTTAACGACAAAGGTGACTGCCCGTTCTGGGACGCTGTCGGTAGGAAATTTATCGATCTCGATTTTTTAACGGTCGATTACTACTGCTCAAAAAAATCGAAAACCTTTATGTCCGAGTTGATTCCTCAACACCCGATCTATGTGCCACTGCTGCCACCCAAGGCGGCTGAAAATATTGGCCGCAGCCATCAGGCGGCAAATCGAATTTGCCAACTGCTGTATAAAGAAGGCTTTCAACAGTCAAAATTTATCGACCCATTTGATGGCGGCCCAGTTTTAAAATGCGAAGTTAAGTTTACTCAAACCTATCGCAACATGCGTTTTAAAAAGGCCTACCCTTCGGAGGTTGCCGACGGCATGAAATATTTAATCAGCAATCATCGCCACGACGATTTCCGTTGTGTTGTCGGCACGCTGGTCGAAGGCATTGGCGACTCGGTGCGTATTTCGCATGAAGTTGCCGAAGCATTAAATGTAGAGCAGGGTGATTCATTGGCATTTTCATTACTCTAA
- a CDS encoding aspartate aminotransferase family protein produces the protein MSDLNREQFDKVMVPNYAPGKIIPVKGEGSRVWDQAGREYIDFAAGIAVTALGHAHPALVGALKEQGEKLWHLSNVMTNEPALALATKLVELTFADKVFFANSGGEANEAALKLARRHAYLKAGEQKHEIISTYGSFHGRTLFTVSAGGQAKYKEGFEPTPAGISHVAYNDLAALKAQISDNTAAVIIEPIQGEGGVTPAEKEFLQGARELCDQHDALLIFDEVQTGVGRTGYLYAYQYYGVTPDILTSAKGLGGGFPIAAMLCTDEVAPSLAFGTHGSTYGGNPLGCAVGLALLNEVAKPELLSAVQTKAERFKASLDSINAKYGIFKEIRGKGLLIGIELVDGWQGRAKDVLAAALDKGLLMLVAGPNVLRFAPSLIIPDADIDAGLALLEQAIGELSGS, from the coding sequence ATGTCTGATCTAAACCGCGAACAATTCGATAAAGTCATGGTGCCAAACTATGCACCAGGAAAAATCATCCCTGTTAAGGGTGAAGGCTCACGGGTTTGGGATCAGGCAGGCCGCGAATACATCGACTTTGCTGCGGGCATTGCGGTAACGGCATTGGGTCATGCTCACCCTGCATTAGTTGGCGCTTTAAAAGAACAGGGCGAAAAGCTTTGGCATTTATCCAATGTTATGACCAATGAACCGGCTCTTGCCTTGGCAACCAAACTGGTTGAGCTGACCTTTGCCGATAAAGTCTTTTTTGCCAACTCTGGCGGCGAAGCCAACGAAGCGGCATTAAAGCTTGCGCGTCGCCACGCTTACTTAAAAGCCGGTGAACAGAAACACGAGATTATTTCGACTTACGGTTCGTTCCACGGTCGTACATTGTTTACTGTTTCTGCTGGCGGCCAAGCCAAATACAAAGAAGGTTTTGAGCCAACACCAGCAGGCATCAGCCACGTTGCCTACAACGATTTAGCGGCATTGAAAGCGCAAATTTCTGATAACACCGCAGCGGTGATTATCGAGCCGATTCAGGGTGAAGGCGGCGTTACTCCAGCCGAAAAAGAATTTTTGCAGGGCGCGCGCGAACTGTGCGATCAGCACGATGCGTTATTGATTTTTGATGAGGTTCAGACCGGTGTTGGTCGTACTGGCTATCTATATGCCTACCAATACTATGGTGTGACACCGGATATTTTAACCTCTGCCAAAGGTTTAGGCGGCGGCTTCCCAATTGCTGCAATGCTCTGTACCGATGAGGTTGCACCCAGCCTTGCCTTTGGTACCCACGGTTCAACCTACGGCGGCAACCCTTTAGGCTGCGCGGTTGGTTTAGCGCTACTTAACGAAGTTGCTAAGCCTGAATTACTCAGCGCGGTGCAAACCAAAGCAGAACGATTTAAAGCTAGCTTAGACAGCATCAACGCCAAGTACGGCATCTTTAAAGAGATTCGAGGCAAGGGCTTGCTGATCGGTATTGAGCTGGTTGACGGCTGGCAAGGCCGCGCGAAAGATGTGCTTGCGGCAGCATTAGACAAAGGCTTATTAATGCTGGTTGCTGGACCTAACGTATTGCGATTTGCGCCATCGTTAATTATCCCAGACGCCGACATCGATGCTGGTTTAGCGCTGCTTGAGCAAGCAATCGGTGAACTCAGCGGTTCCTAA
- a CDS encoding 3'-5' exonuclease: MKNFLTRFSPISHLEKKRQTLIEQENLPSVIAELLEDPLPTPESKLKDLEFLVFDLETTGLDPEKDRILSVGYLNINNLLVDISSSVHTYVQAEKHVKPEAAVINHIVPEMLTDGMPFEVAMEELFRAMKGKVLVVHGAIVEKNFIDAYVKRRYNIDSLPLIWLDTLILEKSLIRNRSDSGTGDYQLASVRERHGLPPYLAHNALSDSIATGELFIVLAKLIYGKTSPQLGGVYRDLN; the protein is encoded by the coding sequence GTGAAAAACTTTTTAACTCGCTTCAGCCCTATTAGCCACTTAGAAAAAAAACGCCAAACGCTAATCGAGCAAGAAAACCTACCCAGTGTTATTGCCGAGCTGCTTGAAGATCCTTTGCCGACACCAGAAAGCAAATTAAAAGATTTGGAGTTTTTGGTTTTCGATCTGGAAACCACCGGCTTAGATCCAGAAAAGGATCGAATTTTAAGTGTCGGCTATCTCAACATTAATAACCTATTGGTTGATATCAGCAGTTCGGTTCACACTTACGTTCAGGCAGAAAAACACGTCAAACCAGAAGCTGCGGTTATCAACCACATTGTGCCGGAAATGCTCACCGACGGAATGCCATTCGAGGTGGCAATGGAAGAGCTATTCCGCGCCATGAAAGGCAAAGTTTTAGTTGTGCATGGTGCCATCGTAGAAAAAAACTTTATCGATGCCTACGTTAAGCGCCGTTACAACATCGACTCCTTACCGCTGATTTGGCTCGACACCCTTATTCTGGAAAAGTCGTTAATTCGCAACCGTTCCGATTCCGGTACCGGCGATTATCAGCTGGCCTCTGTTCGCGAACGTCATGGTTTACCACCCTACCTCGCGCATAACGCACTTTCTGACTCGATTGCGACTGGCGAACTCTTTATCGTACTGGCCAAATTAATTTACGGTAAAACTTCTCCACAACTGGGTGGCGTTTATCGTGATCTCAACTAA
- a CDS encoding putative nucleotidyltransferase substrate binding domain-containing protein, whose product MVQSLLPNILEFISQIDPFDKLPAELQKQIAGSVRISYLARGEQITFNPEDPKRYLYIIRTGVMEQRKPNGVLRAKLGPQDLFGFTFLEAKADGEDDYIAIAAESTLLYLVPHEDLQKLLAEHPEYSEYFASQAQIRLQSALNVVWSDNEKGLFVKKVSEVTTSSPAIVTSDMTIQQVAQEMRYVLRTSTAVVKQKGRIVGIITDRDMTKRVVADGVSPDRPISEVMTKHPITVGPNDLVLTAASLMMQNNIRSLPVVSGHKVHGLLTTSHLVQKNRVQAIFLIDTIKRTNTVEGLAGLTQERQAIFEALVEGKVRSEIVGQVMAMIYDAFNKRLIQLAEETFGPAPCKFAWIVAGSHARNEIHITSDQDSALIVDDSATVEDMAYFKLMATFVCESLAKCGFILCPGHFMASNPKWAQKLHVWKDYYRKWITTPDHETLLNTSVFLETRCIYGDKIFADKLQEHLYKLISQNRNFLTTLVNDATSVHPPLGIFNSLVLEKGGQNSNTLNIKKYAITLIVDLARIYGLSVGCTSTNTEERFRYAYKKKVLSEDAMKNILGAYRFICQLRFRHQLEALKKGEEPNNHIAPDSFGSFERTHLKDAFRIIGNLQDAAKLRFGEA is encoded by the coding sequence ATGGTCCAATCGTTACTGCCAAATATTCTTGAATTTATCTCGCAAATAGATCCGTTCGACAAATTGCCCGCGGAATTGCAAAAGCAAATCGCTGGCAGCGTGCGTATCAGCTATCTGGCACGCGGCGAACAGATCACCTTTAACCCTGAAGACCCTAAACGCTATCTGTACATTATTCGCACCGGCGTGATGGAACAGCGCAAACCCAATGGCGTACTGCGCGCCAAGCTTGGGCCACAGGACTTATTTGGCTTCACCTTTTTAGAAGCCAAAGCCGATGGCGAAGACGATTACATTGCTATTGCCGCTGAATCGACACTGCTTTATTTAGTGCCGCATGAAGACTTACAAAAGCTCTTAGCAGAGCACCCTGAGTATTCTGAGTACTTTGCCTCGCAAGCGCAGATCCGATTACAAAGCGCACTAAACGTGGTTTGGTCAGATAACGAAAAAGGCCTTTTTGTTAAAAAAGTATCCGAAGTCACCACCAGCTCACCGGCGATTGTCACGTCGGATATGACTATCCAGCAGGTTGCGCAAGAAATGCGTTACGTGCTGCGAACCTCAACCGCGGTGGTAAAACAAAAGGGTCGCATCGTCGGCATTATTACCGATAGAGACATGACCAAACGAGTGGTTGCCGATGGCGTCAGCCCAGACCGACCGATCAGCGAAGTGATGACCAAGCACCCAATCACCGTTGGCCCAAACGACTTAGTTCTCACGGCTGCATCACTGATGATGCAAAACAACATTCGCAGCTTACCGGTGGTCAGTGGTCACAAGGTTCATGGCTTGCTAACGACTTCGCATCTGGTACAAAAAAACCGTGTACAGGCGATCTTCTTAATCGACACGATTAAGCGCACCAACACAGTTGAAGGTTTAGCCGGACTCACCCAAGAGCGACAGGCTATTTTTGAGGCGCTGGTTGAAGGCAAGGTTCGTTCGGAAATTGTCGGCCAAGTCATGGCGATGATCTACGACGCCTTTAACAAACGACTGATTCAATTAGCTGAAGAAACCTTTGGCCCTGCGCCATGCAAATTCGCTTGGATTGTTGCTGGCTCGCATGCACGCAACGAGATACACATAACGTCCGACCAAGACAGTGCGCTAATCGTCGATGATTCGGCAACCGTTGAAGACATGGCGTACTTTAAGTTGATGGCCACCTTTGTCTGCGAGTCACTTGCCAAATGCGGCTTCATTTTGTGCCCTGGGCACTTCATGGCTTCCAACCCTAAATGGGCACAAAAGCTTCACGTTTGGAAAGACTATTACCGCAAGTGGATCACCACGCCAGACCACGAAACGCTACTTAACACCAGCGTCTTCCTAGAAACACGCTGCATTTACGGCGATAAAATCTTTGCCGATAAACTGCAAGAACACCTTTATAAACTGATCAGCCAAAACCGAAACTTCTTAACCACGCTGGTCAACGATGCCACCTCGGTACACCCACCGCTGGGGATTTTTAATAGCTTAGTTTTAGAAAAAGGCGGCCAGAACAGCAACACGCTCAACATTAAAAAATACGCCATCACTCTGATCGTTGATTTGGCGCGTATTTATGGTTTATCGGTTGGCTGTACCTCCACCAATACCGAAGAGCGCTTCCGCTATGCCTATAAGAAAAAGGTACTCAGCGAGGACGCCATGAAAAATATTCTCGGTGCCTATCGCTTTATTTGTCAGCTGCGCTTTCGCCATCAACTGGAAGCACTTAAAAAGGGTGAAGAGCCAAACAACCACATCGCGCCAGACTCTTTTGGCAGCTTTGAGCGTACCCACCTTAAGGATGCCTTCCGTATTATTGGTAATCTGCAGGACGCGGCCAAATTGAGATTCGGTGAGGCCTAA